The genome window AAAGCCACGCCGGCCCCTGCATTCCTAGGACAGAGGGAGGCGGACCACAGATAAACAGAGAGGGAGTCGGAGGTGGCGACTTCGCCAGATGGAACCGTTTTGTCATCTGCACAGAACTGCTCATCAATCTTTGCGGGCGGCCCGGACTCGAGCTCCGCCTCTCGCCCGGGCCGCCCGCAGATGATTTATGCGGATGCTGCGCATGCGAAGCCTTCGGGATGAACTGAATTATTCATTATGTCGAATTCACATTCAGGTTTGGGTTCTCGTTTGTACAGTAGAATTAGAATCCGGCGTGTTAAGCTAAATATTCCTTTACAGGTGTAGTCTGCAGCAGTAAAACAGGCGGGCCCCTGGAGAACCGTAGAGTGTGTACTCAGCTAAATAAATAGAGAGGGGGACTGACCTTGCGGCACCGAGGATTGGGACAACTAAAGAGAGACCGATCTTTGTCCAACAAGGCTGGGAAGTTGCAAAACGGGCACCTGAGAAAGtcaaaaagaggaaggagggttAAAGAGTGACATGACACATAGAAACACCCAGATAAAGCAATCCCACAGTGAGGAAACCAATGGACATTATTTCAGGTCACTTCAGTGTACAGATCCTCTTTGGGCCACAATAACAGCAACAAGCGTCCTTCCGAAGTAGattaaaagttaaaatgtaTCAAAAGGTCCAAGACAAAGTAATAAACAAAGGAATAATGTGgctaataaaaaatacagcaaACCAAACCTCACTACATGGAGACAAGAAGATCTGCAAAGGAGGGTTAGCCGGCCCTCCTGAAGGGATCAGTGTCGGTATTCCTATCCTCACACAAGCATAGAACTTTATCAAATGATAACGTCATTATAAACGTAACACACGTACCGCACAAGTTCATCAGCGCAGGTGGCGGCGACGGCCTCCTCCGCCTGCCTCTCGTAGTATTTACACAGTATGTTCTCGGGGAGGACCTTCTCCAGCTCACACACCGGGTAGGAGCACAGGCAGCCGCCCTCCATGCAGCTCAGCTCCGACTGCAACAGAGTGACAGGAACCGCTGAGGTACGTTCACAACCCGAGTAACGACACACACCGTCCACCACCGCGACAAACAGAGCGgacatgtcacacacactggTCTCACAAAGACGAACCAACAGCAGAGGTTTTATCACAAAGCCGGTTTATTGCATTGGATCAAACTGAATATTCAACGCACCTCAGACAActctaaatgtatttaaatgacatttgttgttattGGAACACCAATCATGCTGCTTTCTACCCAATGTTTGACTTTACGGCCACACCGATCACATCCATTTGTATAATAATTGTCCCGCTCATGGAGACATCAGCCTTATTAGGAAAATGCTTTTGCAGTTGCCCGGCAACATAAACATGCCCTGCTGTCataagagagagagtgtgtgagtgtctgtacCTTTCCGGAGCCAAAAACTGCCTCCTGAGCATATTTGACGAGGCATTCTTTACAGAAGAGGTGACCGTCCGAACACTGCGTCATCTTCTCGAACGCAAACTCCCCGAAGCAGCAGCCGCACTCGATCAGCTGCCCGTCCTGCAGAGACAATCACACCCGGAGATTTATCGTGCAGTTCTTAGAGTTAGCGTTAGATGGTACAATGCAAGTTGGTATAAGTTGCCAAGTGGTACTAAaattaacacacacagcaactagTTGACAGTGTATTGTACAAGGCAAATGCTTTTCAGAGACTTTAAGACCTTAATAACAAGGCAGCCGTGTGACCGAGCCAAAACTATCCTGCCTATGAAAGTTTGGCCTTCGGTCATTATAACACAACATTGATACACACTGTTTTTCACACAAAACCAATACACAGTACGAGCCACAGTGAAGGTCACATAAGTTTAGATAAGCTGTGTGCGACTCCCACCTTCTTGTATTCATCCTCATTGACCTGCAGAGCCAGCAGGAAATCCTCGTGCTGCGGGGAGAGAAAGCGGGAAAGTATTTAGGTATTTAGTTCTCTGTACGCGGAGGCAGGAAGGCTGTAAAGTGTGTACTTGGCAGTGACACTGAAAGTCATCGTGTAATATTCTCTGATGCCAGAATTGTTGCATAACGTGCCACTTGTGCTCAGTGTTTGGTGTCCGTTCACATTGTTCACGTACacgttgttattattatttgagtGGACATAACGCGAACTCTTGTAACCAGACGCGTTACAATATAAATCCAATATTCCTCATGGGACTATATACATGCTGAACGTAGCGCCCCTCAGCGCCATGTTTTATGGCATAAGAGACTGCATATGCACAATATTATAAGTCTGTAGGCTTGAATGCAATACTGGATaaacagaatgtgtgtgtgtgtgtgtgtgtgtgtgtgtgtgtgtacctctgccCATTCCTTGGCCTTCTGCTGATAGAATGTAAGCTCGTTCTGCACAGAGGCTTCCAGGCTGCTGTACGTTCTGCAGTAGCGCCGGTCGTTCTCCAAGAAATACATCCTCTTCTCAAACTTCACGGAACCTGCAGGAGAGAACAAACCCACTGAGCATAGCGAAACAACGCCGGCACtctaaaacagcttttatcagAGTACCGATGGAACCTCGGAGATGTGCTCCCACGATGCATCCCGCAGATCGGCGGTCAAGCTCGCTGACCGAGCGCGGCTTTTATCGACAAACACTAGCTTGTGCCAAATGTAtaggagaagaaaaaacgaCACAATGGTCGCGAGAGCAGAAAAGAAGCCGGTTTACCGTGTTCAAAATGGAAATCCACGTAGCAGCGCTCCGAGGAGGTCCTGCTCCGCCGACGCTTTCCTGAGGGGTCGCCCGACTCCTGCCACTTCTTCAGAGCTTCACATAAGGCCTGCGAGTCACAGCGGCATTCACGGACACGTTGGTGAAAAGCGaagagagaaggtggaggaaaagGTGGAATCTACACGGCGCCGCGGCCCACGGGTACCTTGCGTGTGATTGCATAGTgtcccttcagggcgttgagggCCCATTTGATGTCCTGACAGCTGAGCATCCGGAAATCTGCCATGAGCAGGTCGGCAGCCTGCATCACGGCCTCGGGTCCCACCGAGCCCAGCTTGGGATAGTCGAAAAGGTCCTCGGTCACCTGGGAAGACGCAGGAGTGAGCACACGCCGAGGCACCAAGCTGAGCTCTGAGGAGCGCTCGAAAAAAGtgccaaaaggaaaaacagacaGTGTAGCTGCAATTTTGAGGCTTGAGAGGCTAAAAGCTGAAGTGATATTCTTTCCTTCTCTATGCTTTCAtacgcgtttgtgtgtgtgtgtgtgtgtgtgtatacttggTTTGCATCGGAAAAGAGTAACTGATAAGGAGATGGTTTCACCTTTCCGTGTGAAACATCATTTAATTTAGATGTTTCTCAGTATATTCAGTCTCTTCCCAACAGCTATGAACCACAAATCTCTGCTAATAATGAAACAATCCATCCTTCCTCAGTTTTCCAGACGGTCAGTTTGCAGACACACTTCCCATAATGGTTATTATACTGGTAAGGATGGTAGAGGCCGaatcacacacacggacacacacctcTGTCTCGGTGTCCCCACATTCCAGCAGGATGCTGGTGggagctgctgtggctgctgcagTACTTCCCCTCGGATACTCCGggttctccagcagcaggttACAGATACTGGAAACAGCAGAGGGGAGCAGCGCATGAACAAgcttacacagacacacacacaccgacacacacaaacacactctcaatAACAGTCAGCATATATATTGACAGTACGGATTCAAAGTGCACAGATCTGGTGCCCTGTTGCGCATGCAGCAATGAAGTGTACACCTAAAAAGTTGTTTGTCTGACAAAAGAACTGATCTATACTGATACTAATATATACGCATAATATTATAGCTTGATTGATCCGTCACAATTAGAAAGGAGTAATATAAAGGATTTGAATGCTTAATATGATATTGATAAAGAAACTCGCATGTGAATAAATCACCATATGGGTCACTTATCATCACTTCATATAATAAGTACTGAGGGGGAGAAGATGCTTCTTACACATTCAAGTCTTCCACATTATTCTTTTGGATCAGTTCTGCTACATAGTCTTCGTGGACATCTGGGAATAGATCCAACTGTCGAGACGAGCCCGAGAGTTGAACAGGCGGAATGTGGTCGGGACAGAGGAGGCGAGAATCAGTTACAACACAATTCGGATGAGTAAACTCGATAATAACCAACTGATCTGAGCTCATGAGACAGCAGACATGCGGACCACGCCGATACTCACAACACCAACGACGAGGGCTCTAACGCGGGGCGGCTGCTCCGCCCTCCTCTGCGGCGCGGAGGGACCAGGCCTTGCATCTTCTATTCGGGGAATCTCCTCCGGAGCGGGAGGTACCGCGACCAGACCGGGCGCGGGATTGACTCTTTCTGGGTCTGGAGCCGGGGCCAGAAACTGACGGGCCTCTCCGCCGTTGTGGGGGACTGCGGCCGCGGGAGGCGGAGCGATGGGAAGGTTAGAGTTCACGTTGGACACCCTGATGTGGAGGCTGCGGCCGGGCGGGAGCGCGCCGGAGCCCCCGGCCTGAGGCGGGGGATTAGGAACGGCTCCCCCGGTCGCCTGGCTCCCCAGGATGATCCGGTGGCCTACCTCCAACGGTCCCAGTCTCTCCGGGGCCGCGGCTATTAGCACCGCCGGGGGGACCACCTGTATCACCTGAGGATGTTGGAGGGCCTGGGCTGCAGGCTGGGCGGGGGCCTGGGCCAGGAGCTGGGGTTGAATCTGAATGAGATTGCCCTGCATCAGATTGAGCGACAGGGGCCGCAGCAGGTTGTGGGACCTGAGCCGCGGCTGGGGCTGGGTCACGAGGGCCGAGGCTTGGATGCTCAGCTGCTGGGGAAGGACGGCCAGTTTCACCTCGTTGGCCTGGGCGAGGCAGGGCTGCTGGACGCCGGGCACACTGGACTGGAGGGGCGCAGACGTACTGGGCCGAGGCGGCGTCCGTGCGTGAGACTGTGCAGACGAGGCGCTGGCCTGAGGATTGTCGTGTGACTGAGTGCTCGTACTCGTACTCGCCTTTTCTTCAGTCCGGGAAGAGGAACTCGACGCGACCACAAAAGAATAGTGTGTGGCATTTCTAGAGGTACTCGGCTGGGGCTCTGCCGCCGCCGGCTCCAAAGAGCCGCCCGGCGGACGAAGTGCAGGTACAGGTGCTCTGGCTGTGTTGGCATCTGCGGAGGTAGATGGGGTTTGGATAGGAACGGCGTGGAGCTCCACTTTCGTTTGCGCTGACGTACCGGCCGGCTGCTGAGAGTTTGTGTAAAGTTTTGGCTGCGAGGGCGTGTGCGATGGAGAGCCGGGTTGCTGCTGCGTGTGTCCGGAGGAGCTCGACTGCGTCTGTGTCCCTACGGCCGGCCTTACCGCCGATGGGTGGGCCTTGGCATCTCTGGAGGTAGGGGGGGTAGAACCCCCGGAAGGGGCGCTAATGTGACCTACAGCTTGAACGGGGTTGTGCGAGGGCCCGCTCCACTTTGCCGCGGGGCGAATCACGTGTCGGCGCGCAGGAgtcagcggctgcaggagaacacACACAAGGGAAGATGAAACGGTCACGCCGTTTTCTTAAAAAGGGTACAACTAAACAAGGAAAGCTAAGCTCTAAAACGGCCCCCCTTTGGAAGACACAGGATTATCAGTCACCTCCAGTATGCTGACGTCGTCGTCATCCGGGACTAAGACAGGGCTGCCAGGTATCAGAGTCACAGGCTCCTCGTCCGAGTCATCGGAGATGGTGATGAGCTCCCTCTTACGGGAACGGGAGCCTAAACAGAACCgatttaaagtaaatattaatgatttgtATGGCGTGTTTACGGCAAAGTGTGTtaaacacagaggggaaaactaaacaaaaccaaTTCCATGATTAGCATCATTATTGTGTCGGTCCAAAACATTCTCGTTAAAACCGtttatgtttgtctttgtggGGAAACGTTCCCTCTGCATTTGAACAGTAGAAACGTTTTAGTATAGTAATATCAGGGGATTGTAGATAAGTGGAGAAGAAGGCAGCCAGGATTATATAATAGAACTTGTTAAGAGACTTTAACACCCAGAGATGGTCAACTACACAAACccgtc of Gasterosteus aculeatus chromosome 11, fGasAcu3.hap1.1, whole genome shotgun sequence contains these proteins:
- the rnf216 gene encoding E3 ubiquitin-protein ligase RNF216 → MGLFRGKLSFTMADGGSDDDVIHLASFNVHRSQGSRSRKRELITISDDSDEEPVTLIPGSPVLVPDDDDVSILEPLTPARRHVIRPAAKWSGPSHNPVQAVGHISAPSGGSTPPTSRDAKAHPSAVRPAVGTQTQSSSSGHTQQQPGSPSHTPSQPKLYTNSQQPAGTSAQTKVELHAVPIQTPSTSADANTARAPVPALRPPGGSLEPAAAEPQPSTSRNATHYSFVVASSSSSRTEEKASTSTSTQSHDNPQASASSAQSHARTPPRPSTSAPLQSSVPGVQQPCLAQANEVKLAVLPQQLSIQASALVTQPQPRLRSHNLLRPLSLNLMQGNLIQIQPQLLAQAPAQPAAQALQHPQVIQVVPPAVLIAAAPERLGPLEVGHRIILGSQATGGAVPNPPPQAGGSGALPPGRSLHIRVSNVNSNLPIAPPPAAAVPHNGGEARQFLAPAPDPERVNPAPGLVAVPPAPEEIPRIEDARPGPSAPQRRAEQPPRVRALVVGVLDLFPDVHEDYVAELIQKNNVEDLNVICNLLLENPEYPRGSTAAATAAPTSILLECGDTETEVTEDLFDYPKLGSVGPEAVMQAADLLMADFRMLSCQDIKWALNALKGHYAITRKALCEALKKWQESGDPSGKRRRSRTSSERCYVDFHFEHGSVKFEKRMYFLENDRRYCRTYSSLEASVQNELTFYQQKAKEWAEHEDFLLALQVNEDEYKKDGQLIECGCCFGEFAFEKMTQCSDGHLFCKECLVKYAQEAVFGSGKSELSCMEGGCLCSYPVCELEKVLPENILCKYYERQAEEAVAATCADELVRCPFCNFPALLDKDRSLFSCPNPRCRKESCRKCHVQWKLHVGKTCEQVLERDEIRMRVLFEERMTAARVRKCVKCGTGLVKSEGCNRMSCRCGSFMCYLCREPITGYNHFCQHARSPGAPCRHCRKCSLWTDPTQDDERIIQDIQKEGEAELNKKTADNSGKRVGPPPEPITEVKRPRAGPPHENPQIPNPAAPPHPQAVQAPLFVPPRGRYPPAAPQGGMYHQVMIPRLAPAPYVPPLQHLPPLNNNNNNNNHHHIHNPPVNPHHHNIDMMDLPMHYGPPHRYYRRF